In Phycisphaerae bacterium, the following proteins share a genomic window:
- a CDS encoding ThiF family adenylyltransferase, which produces MDRVRSMSRYSRQIIQEQFGPAAQDRLAQARVTLIGCGALGTVIANTLARAGVGYLRLVDRDFVELNNLQRQVLFDESDALNGVPKSVAAASKLAIANSEITIEPIVADAHAGNIESLINGATVVLDGTDNFETRYLINDAAVKQNLPWVYGACVSAEGMVMPIIPGATPCLRCIFDAPPPPGVSPTCDTAGVLSPIVNIIASIQSMEAMKIMIGRTDALVRRLVQFNVWTGEFTAFEMQAALDAGDCACCRQRQFAYLDGTQTGRTVTLCGRNAVQVRPASDISIRLEEVAERLKSAAKNPPRLNRYLLRFEVDQYEITLFRDGRAIIKGVNDVEAGRTIYARYIGA; this is translated from the coding sequence ATGGATAGAGTCAGGTCAATGTCACGATACTCAAGGCAGATTATTCAGGAACAATTCGGGCCGGCGGCTCAGGACCGGCTTGCCCAGGCCAGGGTGACGCTCATCGGCTGCGGAGCACTGGGCACCGTCATTGCCAACACGCTCGCTCGCGCCGGTGTGGGTTATCTGCGCTTGGTCGATCGGGATTTTGTGGAGTTGAACAATCTTCAACGCCAGGTGCTTTTTGACGAATCGGACGCCCTGAACGGCGTGCCAAAATCCGTCGCGGCCGCGAGCAAACTGGCGATCGCGAATTCTGAAATCACGATCGAGCCGATCGTCGCCGATGCACATGCCGGCAACATCGAGTCGCTCATAAATGGCGCGACGGTCGTGCTGGATGGCACCGACAATTTCGAGACGCGATACCTCATTAACGATGCAGCCGTAAAGCAAAATCTGCCGTGGGTATACGGCGCATGTGTCAGCGCCGAGGGCATGGTCATGCCGATCATACCCGGCGCCACGCCCTGTTTGCGGTGCATTTTCGATGCGCCGCCGCCTCCCGGCGTCAGTCCGACCTGTGATACGGCCGGCGTGCTCTCGCCGATCGTCAATATCATCGCCAGCATCCAGTCGATGGAAGCCATGAAAATCATGATCGGAAGGACCGATGCGCTGGTGCGCCGGCTCGTCCAGTTCAACGTTTGGACTGGAGAATTCACGGCGTTTGAAATGCAGGCAGCACTGGATGCGGGCGACTGTGCCTGCTGCCGACAACGCCAATTCGCGTACCTCGACGGCACGCAGACCGGCAGAACCGTCACACTATGCGGTAGAAACGCTGTCCAGGTGCGTCCCGCGTCCGATATCTCGATCCGGCTGGAGGAAGTCGCGGAACGTTTGAAATCCGCGGCCAAAAATCCACCGCGATTGAACCGATACTTGTTACGTTTCGAGGTGGATCAATATGAAATCACATTATTTCGTGATGGGCGAGCAATCATCAAAGGTGTGAACGATGTCGAAGCAGGCCGAACTATCTATGCGAGATACA
- a CDS encoding rhomboid family intramembrane serine protease, producing the protein MLLAIPIKTDSPVRRAPYVNYGLIGLNVLIFVITNVIGVSGLGDQIKDQYHLNPVGPELSQFFTYQFLHGDIMHLLGNMLFLWIFGNSVNSKMGQIPYLLFYLSAGVFAGVGFVLTSQNPCIGASGAIAGVTTAFLVLFPHSQITLFYWFWFYIGTWHIRAIILIIVKIILWDNIISPGLSGGFAYSQVAYEAHIAGYLFGFVVCFVLLMIRALPRDQYDIVAIVRRGRQRHIMRSMMADPAAQARAIYGRVAEVPGEQQIAERLSPEEEALVQMRSRVIELLANGDYTGAADAYEALLARDPGQVLSRQAMLAVANQFVAMSRYPQAAAAYEKYLKTYPRDTESPRVQLMLGIIYAKYLQQHATAEPLLRESADKLTDPEQRAQASQWLDVVLTALGRGHTTA; encoded by the coding sequence GTGCTGCTGGCAATTCCAATCAAGACCGATTCTCCCGTTCGCCGTGCGCCCTATGTCAATTACGGCCTGATCGGGCTGAATGTCCTCATTTTCGTAATCACAAACGTAATCGGTGTCAGCGGACTCGGCGATCAGATCAAGGACCAGTATCACTTGAATCCGGTGGGTCCGGAGCTGTCACAGTTCTTCACCTATCAGTTTCTTCACGGCGACATCATGCACCTGCTGGGCAACATGCTTTTCCTCTGGATTTTCGGAAACAGCGTGAATTCGAAGATGGGGCAGATTCCGTACCTGCTCTTCTATCTTTCGGCGGGCGTATTTGCAGGGGTCGGTTTCGTTCTGACTTCACAAAATCCGTGTATCGGGGCCAGCGGTGCCATTGCAGGCGTGACGACGGCCTTCCTCGTGCTTTTCCCGCACAGTCAGATCACTTTGTTCTATTGGTTCTGGTTCTACATCGGCACGTGGCATATTCGTGCCATTATTCTCATCATTGTGAAAATCATCCTCTGGGACAACATCATCTCGCCAGGCCTGTCAGGAGGATTCGCCTATTCGCAGGTTGCCTACGAGGCGCACATCGCCGGATATCTGTTTGGCTTCGTGGTCTGCTTCGTTCTCCTGATGATCAGGGCGTTGCCCCGTGATCAATACGATATCGTGGCGATCGTGCGACGCGGCAGACAACGCCATATCATGCGCTCAATGATGGCCGATCCGGCCGCGCAAGCCCGTGCGATCTACGGGCGAGTCGCGGAAGTTCCAGGCGAGCAGCAGATCGCGGAGCGGCTGTCACCGGAGGAGGAGGCCCTCGTTCAAATGCGTTCGAGGGTCATCGAACTGCTCGCAAACGGGGACTACACTGGCGCGGCCGATGCCTATGAGGCGCTTCTTGCCCGCGATCCGGGACAGGTGCTGTCACGTCAGGCGATGCTGGCCGTAGCGAATCAATTTGTCGCAATGAGCCGCTACCCGCAGGCGGCCGCCGCCTACGAGAAATACCTGAAGACCTACCCGCGCGACACCGAGAGTCCGCGCGTTCAGTTGATGCTCGGTATCATCTACGCGAAGTACCTGCAGCAACATGCCACGGCTGAGCCGCTGCTGCGGGAATCCGCGGACAAACTGACCGACCCTGAACAGCGGGCACAGGCCTCGCAATGGCTCGATGTCGTGCTCACCGCGCTCGGTCGCGGCCACACGACCGCCTAG
- a CDS encoding DNA topoisomerase VI subunit B codes for MPNKPRIPVAAKSRSSSRKTPESDRDDSKKPPSRKFATAESMSKSQREISVSEFFAKNRHLLGFDNKRKALLTTVKEAVDNSLDACEEAGILPDVAVRIEQTDPDRFRVTVRDNGPGIVKSQIPNVFGKLLYGSKFHRLKMSRGQQGIGISAAGMYGLLTTGKSVRITSRTGDKKDAHYYELQIDTKKNEAKIVEDKTVRVEWGHGTEVAIELVAEYKKGRGSVDEYLELTAIANPHASFSFVDPAGAVMEFSRGTSTAPEPPVEIRPHPYGIELGVLIKMLHDTKAGTLSQFLQHEFSRVGPGVAAAICEKAGLSTRARPVTIGTHEAETLYKAMQETQIRPPQTDCLSPIGPEQILAGLLKGVKAEFFTANTRAPAVYRGNPFQIEVGLAFGGELGPDPSEQPEEPQNEAKVRRGKVVNETRQPTQAKLMRFANRVPLLYQSSGCCITRSVAELDWRRYGLSQPNGALPQGPLAIFVHLASVWVPFTSEGKEAIADYDEIRKEIKLAVQECGRRLQTYLNRRQKKKYEADRRSIFERYIGELVSSCSAITKIDAARLGEDLLTISRRVTARADVEFEMDGKIKKDDAAPGSEYGEHTIVVDSRGGTANGPLFDEAN; via the coding sequence ATGCCCAACAAGCCCAGAATCCCCGTCGCCGCCAAATCCAGGAGTTCTTCGCGCAAGACGCCGGAATCGGATCGCGACGATTCGAAGAAGCCGCCGTCCAGGAAATTCGCGACGGCCGAATCGATGTCGAAGTCTCAGCGCGAGATTTCCGTTTCAGAGTTCTTCGCCAAGAATCGCCACCTTCTTGGCTTTGACAACAAACGCAAGGCCCTGCTCACGACCGTCAAGGAGGCCGTCGACAACAGTCTGGATGCCTGCGAGGAAGCCGGAATTCTTCCGGATGTCGCCGTGCGGATCGAACAGACCGATCCAGATCGATTTCGTGTCACGGTGCGTGACAACGGCCCCGGTATCGTCAAGTCACAGATTCCCAACGTTTTCGGGAAACTGCTCTACGGATCAAAATTCCATCGGCTGAAGATGAGTCGCGGGCAGCAGGGCATTGGCATTTCGGCGGCGGGAATGTACGGCCTGCTGACAACGGGCAAGAGTGTCAGGATCACGTCGCGAACGGGCGACAAAAAGGACGCTCATTACTACGAGTTGCAGATCGACACCAAGAAAAACGAGGCCAAGATCGTCGAAGACAAGACCGTTCGTGTCGAATGGGGACACGGCACCGAAGTCGCGATCGAACTGGTCGCCGAGTATAAGAAGGGCCGAGGCTCCGTCGATGAATATCTGGAGTTGACGGCCATCGCCAATCCTCATGCGAGCTTTTCTTTCGTCGATCCCGCCGGAGCCGTGATGGAGTTTTCGCGTGGCACCTCGACGGCGCCGGAGCCGCCGGTCGAAATCAGGCCACACCCCTATGGAATCGAACTCGGCGTGCTGATCAAGATGCTCCACGACACGAAAGCGGGAACCCTGTCGCAGTTTCTTCAGCATGAATTCAGTCGCGTCGGACCTGGGGTCGCCGCTGCCATCTGCGAGAAGGCCGGCTTGAGCACCCGCGCCCGCCCGGTGACGATCGGTACGCACGAGGCCGAGACGCTCTACAAGGCGATGCAGGAGACGCAGATTCGCCCGCCGCAGACTGACTGCCTTTCACCGATCGGCCCGGAACAGATCCTTGCTGGCTTGCTCAAGGGCGTGAAAGCGGAATTCTTCACGGCCAACACCCGCGCGCCCGCCGTGTACCGCGGAAACCCGTTCCAGATTGAAGTGGGATTGGCGTTTGGCGGCGAATTGGGTCCGGATCCATCGGAACAGCCGGAGGAGCCTCAGAACGAGGCCAAGGTTCGCCGTGGAAAAGTCGTCAATGAAACGCGTCAGCCGACCCAGGCGAAGCTCATGCGCTTCGCGAACCGGGTACCATTGCTCTATCAATCGTCGGGCTGCTGCATCACCCGCAGCGTCGCCGAGCTTGATTGGCGCCGATACGGACTGTCCCAGCCGAATGGAGCGTTGCCGCAGGGGCCGCTGGCCATCTTCGTGCACCTTGCGAGCGTGTGGGTTCCGTTCACCAGCGAGGGCAAAGAGGCGATCGCGGACTACGATGAAATCCGAAAGGAAATCAAACTGGCCGTGCAGGAGTGTGGTCGCCGCCTCCAAACCTACCTGAATCGCCGCCAGAAGAAGAAATACGAAGCCGACCGGCGGAGCATTTTCGAACGCTACATCGGCGAGCTGGTATCGTCCTGCTCAGCGATCACAAAAATCGATGCCGCAAGACTTGGTGAGGATCTCCTGACAATCTCAAGGCGCGTCACTGCGCGGGCCGACGTCGAATTCGAGATGGATGGAAAGATTAAGAAGGATGACGCCGCGCCGGGCAGCGAGTACGGAGAACACACGATCGTTGTCGATTCAAGAGGCGGGACCGCAAACGGCCCTCTCTTTGATGAAGCGAATTAA
- a CDS encoding tetratricopeptide repeat protein, protein MLDRSQSSSNSDAEALAYQQGIAALEAGHYLHAVESLRRAAGSTHLCATLARFYLGQAHMMLGIEQLRSGRHAEAIEQLTAARQLNPGSETLSKYLAASYAAQRKFDLAAAEIERDNVVGCPDPERPIRLAHAFARDGRFEQAVETLVKAIDDAPHRLDVRIQLGLLYGAAERYEDAVCVLMEAVELAPLDADARTRLGLSLAAAGDLSESVEQLAIAQKLRPQDASIALMLVMAVEAAQTTCIKLAMDPIQGRLGVVDDRSLDTLGELVAKDPELVESFFGLPFSEADRELFPMLAAVLERAIERQPGYADLYLHCSRVYERLGMTREALARADQAVEINPKYVQALIHLARLRATADQTDEAMNRLDEAVQFGGDYPDVHLLMGQLYQKKGATSEARRQFSRALELNSGYDAARHALAALKSA, encoded by the coding sequence ATGCTCGATCGAAGTCAAAGTTCTTCGAATTCCGACGCCGAAGCGCTCGCCTATCAACAAGGCATCGCCGCGCTCGAAGCGGGACACTACCTGCATGCCGTCGAATCGCTGCGGCGTGCTGCGGGCTCAACGCATCTGTGCGCAACCCTTGCTCGCTTCTATCTCGGTCAGGCCCACATGATGCTCGGAATCGAGCAACTGCGATCGGGCCGTCACGCTGAAGCGATCGAACAACTTACGGCCGCGCGCCAACTGAATCCCGGTTCGGAAACGCTATCGAAATACCTCGCGGCTTCTTACGCCGCCCAGCGCAAATTCGACCTGGCGGCCGCCGAGATCGAGCGTGACAACGTGGTGGGTTGTCCCGATCCCGAACGGCCGATTCGCCTCGCCCACGCATTCGCCCGCGACGGTCGATTTGAGCAGGCCGTTGAAACACTCGTCAAGGCGATTGACGACGCCCCCCATCGACTCGACGTCCGCATTCAACTCGGTCTGCTGTACGGCGCGGCTGAGCGATATGAGGACGCCGTCTGTGTGCTGATGGAAGCCGTCGAATTGGCACCGCTCGACGCCGACGCTCGCACACGCCTGGGACTGAGCCTTGCGGCGGCGGGCGATCTCTCTGAATCAGTCGAGCAACTGGCCATTGCTCAAAAGCTGCGACCGCAGGATGCGTCGATCGCACTCATGCTGGTCATGGCAGTCGAGGCAGCGCAGACGACCTGCATCAAACTGGCGATGGATCCGATTCAGGGCCGGCTCGGCGTCGTGGACGACCGCTCTCTTGATACGCTGGGAGAACTGGTTGCAAAAGACCCGGAACTCGTGGAATCGTTCTTCGGCCTGCCGTTCAGTGAAGCCGATCGAGAATTGTTCCCCATGCTGGCGGCCGTTCTGGAACGGGCAATCGAGCGCCAGCCCGGCTATGCGGATCTCTACCTTCATTGCTCGCGGGTGTATGAACGGCTCGGAATGACGCGGGAAGCGCTGGCCCGGGCCGACCAGGCCGTGGAGATCAATCCGAAGTATGTGCAGGCGCTGATCCACCTGGCTCGGCTTCGTGCGACGGCCGACCAGACGGATGAGGCGATGAATCGGCTCGACGAAGCGGTCCAATTCGGCGGGGACTACCCCGATGTGCATCTGCTGATGGGTCAGCTTTACCAGAAAAAGGGTGCCACGTCGGAGGCACGTCGCCAGTTTAGTCGGGCCTTGGAACTGAATTCCGGATACGACGCCGCTCGTCACGCGCTTGCAGCCTTGAAGAGCGCCTGA
- a CDS encoding tetratricopeptide repeat protein — MSYILELLGRGLISHMSGAFAESLGLREPVDLDELQDAIADQPEDLGLQVRLGGHYLKSDQPIEAREVFLRVLNRNRNLLAARLGLACAFDEMGQLDVALEQLRIAQKIEPASPGILFCLGYCHERLGSSDQAIDYYRDAVQICPTLRNGHERLAAIYLKQGDVELAIHHYTRLCELDPHHADLHLTLANLLLRSGDHDAAIRRYEQALTLEPDNWSAHHDTVSAYEEAGLIREAIEHLHKMIDNEADFADTRLRLGDLYARIGDDVSAVAQYKRAIEMAPDYLEGHVKLATQHLRAGRFHDAAHGFSSALEINDRVLSAYIGIGVAQFVGGKCDEAAASFEMARNIEPNSTLLFTEVARMQLKADAAREADRHLSTFRADANKPQKSTSPAILDLVARQIDRLRETIRRNPNHADLHYRLGLLLKNRGQVEESMESFRRAVEINPCYMKAIIKLGLALKDVGRYAEAIEVFRGALATEPNYIDLHYQLGLLFSQRQQFQLAIEHFEAAAEGNPNNAEFQANLALALQNMGLLDRANASWQLVCNLAPESVQAAQARVAVSKKEEKE, encoded by the coding sequence ATGTCATATATTCTCGAACTGCTCGGGCGAGGCCTCATCTCGCATATGTCCGGCGCATTTGCCGAATCGCTGGGGCTTCGTGAGCCTGTCGATCTCGACGAGCTCCAGGACGCCATCGCCGACCAACCCGAGGATTTGGGTTTGCAGGTCCGGCTTGGCGGCCATTATCTGAAATCCGATCAACCGATTGAGGCGCGCGAGGTCTTCCTCCGGGTATTGAACCGAAACAGGAACCTCCTCGCGGCGCGCCTGGGGCTTGCCTGCGCGTTCGACGAGATGGGGCAACTCGATGTCGCGCTCGAGCAGCTGCGCATTGCGCAGAAAATCGAGCCGGCCAGCCCGGGCATTCTGTTCTGTCTCGGCTATTGTCACGAACGACTTGGAAGCTCGGATCAGGCGATTGATTACTACCGCGATGCCGTGCAGATCTGTCCGACGCTCCGAAACGGACACGAGCGATTGGCCGCGATCTATCTGAAGCAAGGTGACGTTGAACTCGCGATTCACCACTACACGCGGTTGTGTGAGCTGGATCCCCATCATGCCGATCTGCACCTGACGCTTGCCAACCTGCTGCTGCGATCCGGTGACCACGATGCCGCCATACGGCGATATGAACAGGCACTGACGCTCGAACCCGACAACTGGTCCGCGCATCACGACACCGTAAGCGCCTACGAGGAAGCGGGCCTGATCCGCGAGGCGATCGAACACCTGCATAAGATGATCGATAATGAGGCGGATTTCGCCGATACCCGCCTGAGGCTCGGTGATCTCTACGCTCGAATCGGCGATGATGTCTCCGCCGTGGCACAATACAAACGAGCGATCGAGATGGCGCCCGACTATCTTGAGGGCCACGTCAAACTCGCCACACAGCACCTGCGGGCCGGCCGATTTCATGACGCGGCTCACGGATTTTCCAGCGCGCTGGAGATCAATGACCGCGTGCTCAGCGCGTATATCGGGATCGGCGTCGCACAGTTCGTCGGCGGCAAATGCGATGAGGCAGCCGCTTCGTTCGAAATGGCTCGAAACATCGAACCGAACAGCACGCTCCTGTTCACCGAGGTGGCCCGGATGCAGCTTAAGGCCGACGCCGCTCGCGAGGCCGACCGACACCTGTCCACGTTTCGAGCGGACGCCAACAAGCCGCAGAAGAGCACGTCACCGGCGATTCTGGATCTGGTGGCGCGGCAGATTGACCGACTCCGCGAGACCATTCGGCGAAATCCCAATCATGCCGACCTGCATTATCGTCTCGGCCTCCTGCTGAAGAATCGCGGACAGGTCGAGGAATCGATGGAGTCCTTTCGGCGTGCCGTCGAGATCAATCCATGTTACATGAAGGCCATCATCAAGCTGGGCCTCGCCTTAAAGGATGTCGGGCGCTATGCGGAGGCGATCGAGGTGTTCCGTGGCGCGCTGGCGACCGAACCGAATTACATCGATCTTCACTACCAGTTGGGTCTGCTGTTCTCGCAACGACAACAATTCCAGTTAGCCATCGAGCACTTTGAGGCAGCCGCGGAAGGCAATCCGAACAACGCGGAGTTTCAGGCGAATCTTGCACTGGCCCTTCAAAACATGGGTCTGCTGGATCGGGCCAATGCATCCTGGCAGTTGGTGTGCAACCTCGCGCCCGAATCAGTCCAGGCGGCGCAGGCCCGGGTCGCGGTCTCGAAGAAGGAGGAGAAGGAATGA
- a CDS encoding FliM/FliN family flagellar motor switch protein, with product MFSQEEIDAVLRDAQAAVDDLAHDVSHASQGSGATSTVAAPATARSTHQSTPAAGPARPPSREGLSPVRSSRPRHIQRIMRLVVPVRVHLAQRPMPVNEILKIMPGSILEFEQSVEDELALMVNNREIGRGVAVKVNEHFGLRITSIGDVASRIRSLGSD from the coding sequence ATGTTTTCGCAAGAGGAAATTGATGCTGTCCTTCGCGACGCCCAGGCGGCCGTGGACGATCTTGCGCACGATGTGTCCCACGCGTCGCAGGGTTCCGGAGCAACTTCAACTGTCGCCGCGCCGGCGACCGCGAGATCGACTCATCAATCGACACCCGCGGCCGGGCCGGCGCGCCCGCCGTCTCGCGAAGGACTCAGTCCCGTACGATCAAGCCGTCCGAGGCACATTCAGCGGATCATGCGCTTGGTTGTGCCGGTTCGGGTGCACCTGGCGCAGCGGCCGATGCCGGTCAACGAGATTCTGAAGATCATGCCGGGAAGCATTCTTGAATTCGAACAAAGCGTTGAGGATGAGCTGGCTTTGATGGTTAATAACCGAGAAATCGGTCGTGGTGTGGCCGTCAAAGTGAATGAACATTTCGGCTTACGAATCACTTCAATCGGCGATGTGGCATCGCGGATCCGCTCGCTCGGATCAGATTGA